A window from Chloracidobacterium sp. encodes these proteins:
- a CDS encoding PilZ domain-containing protein yields the protein MTATNTAQSSPQVNLELARRAFQQGNYEEALMRIYSVLWSGFPDPNAHLLLWDVLEAQRLEQSRVKLLRRAIEEVAFSRKPRAPLPAVETDPDPNGKRRAPRFPVSHPVILVANNLQRKLWAELAVVEVTSLLGAQLRVATEFAPGEHVHLFGTRGDAAETIEAVVRNIRPDEEEEGRFLAGVEFLTPAGAWLLPNQESRQASDGD from the coding sequence ATGACCGCCACCAACACCGCTCAGAGCTCACCCCAAGTCAACCTTGAGTTGGCGCGGCGAGCTTTTCAGCAGGGCAACTATGAAGAAGCTTTGATGCGCATCTACAGTGTGTTGTGGAGCGGTTTCCCCGATCCCAACGCGCATCTCTTGCTGTGGGATGTCCTTGAAGCGCAGCGGCTTGAGCAAAGTCGGGTCAAGTTGCTCCGGCGTGCGATTGAAGAAGTGGCGTTTTCCCGCAAGCCGCGTGCGCCGCTGCCGGCCGTCGAAACCGATCCCGACCCGAACGGCAAGCGGCGTGCGCCCCGTTTTCCGGTCTCCCACCCGGTCATTCTCGTGGCGAACAACCTACAGCGAAAGCTATGGGCGGAGTTGGCCGTTGTGGAAGTGACAAGTTTGCTCGGCGCACAGTTGCGCGTTGCCACAGAGTTTGCGCCCGGTGAGCATGTGCATCTGTTTGGTACGCGCGGCGATGCGGCGGAGACGATTGAAGCCGTTGTGCGCAACATTCGGCCTGATGAGGAGGAGGAAGGCCGTTTTCTTGCCGGCGTTGAGTTCCTGACGCCGGCCGGAGCTTGGCTGTTGCCCAACCAAGAAAGCCGGCAAGCGTCTGACGGAGACTAG
- a CDS encoding rubrerythrin family protein has translation MNQPKTKTHQNLQAAFAGEAMANRRYLYFGQLARKLGNEEVARLFERTAEEETGHAFAHLQLMYPESEMTVEKLLRIAYEGEMYETEQMYPTFAEEARQEGASDAVAKFLEQAAESREHAERFKAMLERAAKQFKAFGRVEAAHAKRYADALEKVLAG, from the coding sequence ATGAACCAACCCAAAACAAAAACCCACCAGAACTTACAGGCGGCTTTCGCCGGTGAAGCTATGGCGAACCGCCGCTACCTCTACTTCGGTCAACTGGCGCGCAAACTGGGCAACGAAGAAGTCGCCCGGTTGTTTGAGCGGACGGCGGAGGAAGAAACCGGCCACGCCTTTGCGCACTTGCAGTTGATGTACCCTGAATCCGAAATGACGGTCGAGAAGCTGCTGCGAATTGCCTACGAGGGCGAAATGTACGAAACCGAGCAGATGTACCCGACCTTTGCAGAAGAAGCCCGGCAGGAAGGCGCATCGGATGCGGTAGCCAAGTTTCTTGAACAGGCCGCTGAGTCGCGCGAGCATGCCGAGCGCTTCAAGGCGATGTTGGAGCGGGCGGCCAAGCAGTTCAAAGCGTTTGGTCGGGTTGAAGCCGCACACGCCAAACGGTACGCCGACGCTTTGGAAAAGGTCCTCGCCGGTTAG
- a CDS encoding aminotransferase class I/II-fold pyridoxal phosphate-dependent enzyme, producing the protein MTPYEPPIDLRSDTVTQPSPAMREAMARAAVGDDVYLEDPTVNALQERAAELLGFEAALWTPTGTMGNQICLRLHAPPGSEVIVERRAHIYEWELGAFAALSGLIPRLIDTERGHPTWDAIAAAIQPNVYYRTPTALICLENTHNMHGGTVADPAVTAVILREAAAHGLPVHLDGARLFNAAVALGRPVAELARGFSSVMVCLSKGLGAPAGSLIAGSRDFIERARKVRKMFGGGMRQVGMLAAAGLMALEEGPTQLAADHANAKALAADLATLPGWRVDLSRVETNIVLCDVTETGFSAPELCRRLTTYGVLAGAVSDTQIRFVTHRDAPYEACREAVARIRRLLTELPPAACTSLPISPTHATQKAS; encoded by the coding sequence ATGACACCTTACGAGCCACCGATTGACTTGCGCAGTGATACTGTAACGCAACCCTCGCCCGCCATGCGGGAGGCAATGGCGCGCGCCGCCGTCGGCGACGACGTGTATCTCGAAGACCCGACCGTCAACGCGCTTCAGGAACGCGCCGCCGAACTCCTCGGTTTTGAGGCTGCATTGTGGACGCCGACCGGGACTATGGGCAACCAGATTTGTCTTCGACTGCACGCGCCGCCAGGAAGCGAAGTCATTGTCGAGCGCCGCGCCCACATTTACGAGTGGGAACTTGGGGCGTTTGCCGCATTGTCGGGGTTGATTCCCCGTCTGATTGACACCGAGCGCGGTCATCCAACTTGGGATGCCATCGCCGCCGCCATCCAGCCCAATGTGTACTATCGGACGCCGACAGCGCTCATCTGCCTTGAGAACACCCACAACATGCACGGCGGAACGGTCGCCGACCCCGCCGTAACAGCCGTTATTCTGCGTGAAGCGGCGGCGCATGGGCTGCCTGTCCACCTTGACGGCGCACGGCTGTTCAATGCGGCGGTCGCCCTTGGCCGTCCGGTTGCGGAATTGGCGCGCGGTTTTTCCAGCGTAATGGTTTGCCTATCAAAGGGACTTGGCGCGCCAGCCGGGTCGCTCATCGCCGGTTCACGTGACTTCATCGAACGGGCGCGAAAGGTGCGCAAGATGTTCGGCGGCGGCATGCGGCAGGTCGGCATGTTAGCGGCGGCCGGACTGATGGCGCTTGAGGAAGGCCCGACGCAGCTTGCCGCTGACCATGCCAACGCCAAGGCGTTGGCCGCCGACTTGGCGACTCTACCCGGATGGCGTGTTGACCTCAGCCGCGTAGAAACGAATATCGTGCTGTGTGATGTCACCGAAACCGGCTTTTCCGCGCCGGAGCTATGCCGTCGCCTCACGACGTACGGCGTCTTGGCTGGGGCAGTGAGCGACACGCAGATTCGTTTTGTGACGCACCGGGACGCACCCTACGAGGCTTGCCGGGAAGCTGTGGCGCGCATTCGCCGCTTGCTGACAGAACTTCCTCCGGCTGCGTGTACGTCCCTGCCCATCTCTCCGACACACGCTACACAAAAAGCCAGTTGA
- a CDS encoding response regulator has protein sequence MKRVLAADDDIGTRAVIKSTLGREFEVVAVENGKIALEMLQRDPNFACLLLDLDMPEMDGGETYRRLRQIPALADLPVIILTGDASVQTEAEALQAGVVTYFRKPFSPSQLLSIVKAATRNRS, from the coding sequence ATGAAACGTGTCCTAGCCGCCGATGACGACATTGGAACCCGCGCCGTGATCAAGAGTACGCTGGGGCGTGAGTTTGAGGTGGTGGCAGTGGAGAACGGCAAAATTGCGCTGGAGATGCTCCAACGTGACCCAAATTTTGCCTGTCTCCTACTCGACCTTGATATGCCGGAGATGGACGGCGGCGAGACCTACCGCCGGTTGCGGCAGATACCAGCGCTGGCGGATTTGCCGGTGATCATCCTGACCGGTGACGCCAGCGTACAAACGGAGGCAGAAGCCCTGCAGGCGGGCGTGGTGACATACTTCCGCAAGCCGTTCTCACCTTCGCAATTGCTTTCCATCGTTAAGGCGGCAACTCGCAACCGTTCATAG
- the gatB gene encoding Asp-tRNA(Asn)/Glu-tRNA(Gln) amidotransferase subunit GatB — MFDLAKLLREKYEPVIGLEIHAQLNTRSKIFCPCPTYFGAEPNANTCPVCLGLPGALPVLNQAVVEKAAFAAFALNLHINEVSIFSRKNYFYPDLPKGYQISQYDQPFSVAGYVEIPTSERDEGGRPIEWRLKRFRIQRMHIEEDAGKSLHEGMPDSAKVSYVNLNRSGVPLVEIVSEPDFRSSWEAYDYVQYLRRALLYVDACDGNMEEGSLRCDANVSIRRRGSDTFGVRTETKNLNSFRFIQRAIDYEIARQIRILEEGGHIVQETRLWNEREARTYTMRTKEEAHDYRYFPEPDLPPLVLSAETIAALRARMPELPEPRRRRFAETYGLSLEDSTLMTTTREAADFFEACVKASGNARAVFNWIANELLARVPVEKLSLATSPVSPEALAELIALITDGTLSNKLAKEVFERMLTTGKPAKLIVQELGGGQVSDVGQIEAIASEVIAANPKQAAEYRAGKKPLFAFFVGQVMKATKGKANPQVVNDVLKRLLDAP; from the coding sequence ATGTTTGATCTTGCCAAGCTGCTCCGTGAAAAGTACGAGCCAGTCATCGGTCTTGAAATCCACGCGCAACTCAACACAAGGAGTAAAATTTTTTGCCCCTGTCCGACTTACTTCGGCGCGGAACCAAACGCCAACACATGTCCAGTGTGTTTGGGGTTGCCCGGCGCGCTGCCGGTGCTCAATCAGGCCGTGGTGGAAAAAGCGGCGTTTGCGGCCTTTGCACTGAACCTCCACATCAATGAAGTCTCCATCTTTTCGCGGAAGAACTACTTTTACCCTGACTTACCCAAGGGCTATCAGATTTCGCAGTACGACCAGCCTTTTTCCGTCGCTGGGTATGTTGAAATTCCGACCAGCGAACGCGACGAAGGGGGGCGTCCGATTGAGTGGCGTTTGAAGCGGTTTCGAATTCAGCGCATGCACATTGAGGAAGACGCGGGTAAGAGCCTGCACGAGGGCATGCCGGACTCGGCCAAAGTCTCCTACGTCAACCTTAACCGCAGCGGCGTGCCGTTGGTGGAGATTGTCAGCGAGCCGGATTTCCGCAGCAGTTGGGAAGCGTACGACTACGTGCAGTATTTGCGGCGTGCATTGCTCTACGTGGACGCCTGCGACGGCAACATGGAGGAGGGAAGCCTGCGCTGCGACGCAAATGTTTCCATTCGGCGGCGGGGCAGTGACACGTTCGGCGTCCGTACAGAAACGAAAAACCTCAACTCCTTTCGTTTCATTCAGCGGGCGATTGACTACGAGATTGCGCGGCAGATTCGGATTCTTGAGGAAGGTGGTCACATCGTGCAGGAGACGCGCTTGTGGAATGAACGCGAGGCGCGCACATACACGATGCGCACCAAGGAGGAAGCGCATGACTACCGTTACTTTCCTGAACCAGACCTACCGCCGTTGGTCTTGAGCGCAGAAACCATTGCGGCGTTGCGCGCCCGGATGCCGGAGCTACCAGAGCCGCGTCGTCGGCGTTTCGCCGAGACCTATGGGCTTTCCCTAGAGGACTCGACGTTGATGACGACAACCCGCGAAGCGGCGGACTTCTTCGAAGCCTGCGTCAAGGCGAGCGGTAACGCGCGCGCCGTCTTCAACTGGATCGCCAATGAACTGCTGGCCCGCGTTCCGGTTGAAAAACTGTCGCTCGCCACATCGCCTGTTAGTCCCGAAGCGTTGGCCGAACTCATTGCTTTGATTACCGACGGCACGCTGAGCAACAAGTTGGCAAAGGAAGTTTTTGAACGAATGTTGACGACCGGCAAGCCGGCCAAGCTGATTGTACAGGAGTTAGGCGGCGGCCAAGTGTCGGACGTAGGACAGATTGAAGCGATTGCGTCGGAAGTTATCGCCGCCAACCCGAAGCAGGCGGCGGAGTACCGGGCTGGCAAGAAGCCGTTGTTTGCCTTCTTTGTTGGGCAGGTCATGAAGGCAACGAAAGGGAAGGCGAATCCGCAGGTCGTCAATGATGTGCTCAAGCGTTTACTGGACGCCCCATAG
- a CDS encoding transcriptional repressor: MKRLSTDAVINLIRAQGLKLTPQRLAIVAYLQRCDHHPTAEEVLAAVNDTFRMTSRATVYNTLRWLTENGWLAEIYEGGVARFDPNLDPHHHFVCRRCGRVEDVDYDAVAPQPQCTLPGRHVIESFELTLRGVCASCAAADAATT, translated from the coding sequence ATGAAACGCCTCTCAACCGACGCCGTCATCAATCTGATCCGCGCCCAAGGCCTCAAGCTGACGCCGCAACGTCTGGCGATTGTGGCGTACCTCCAGCGGTGCGACCATCATCCGACGGCGGAAGAGGTTCTGGCGGCGGTCAACGACACATTTCGGATGACCTCGCGGGCGACTGTGTACAACACCCTCCGCTGGCTCACGGAAAACGGCTGGCTGGCTGAAATCTATGAGGGTGGTGTGGCGCGCTTTGATCCTAACCTTGACCCGCACCACCACTTTGTCTGTCGGCGATGCGGGCGGGTGGAAGATGTGGACTATGACGCCGTTGCGCCGCAGCCGCAGTGTACGTTGCCGGGACGGCACGTGATTGAGAGCTTTGAGTTGACCCTCCGTGGCGTATGCGCGTCCTGCGCGGCGGCGGACGCGGCAACGACATAA
- a CDS encoding tetratricopeptide repeat protein: MPESHNPAPATAQAASADKTLPARTAYLLISLVTVVCYANALNCGFAQDDVLVVTVNRAIRDLPHIYRVFAQPYWGIGYEEVATYRPVVNVSLALNYAVHGFHPLGYHLVNLALHALNGCLLYGLVAAYTRRLLLALFTALLFAAHPVHVEAVTQVVGRTELLAAGFGFLSWHAYLRIAQGRHWRWLAWAAFAVAMYAKESALTLIGVIGLAELCAGRLRTRAEWRRAAVDASGFLLVAASYIVTRRLVNGRFGVQGDQTYFHGDTWLTRVLTMSQGFVEYFRLLVFPYKLCAFYDFSFFPKVSTVTPRVALSLVLVSAVLGIGLSAWRRRPIVAFAVLMFFVSISLVSNIVVPTGLVIAERVLYVPSISICLLGGLGLETLYRRAPEGKTAAVALCVVGLALMAWRTITRNPDWTDNEAYSRALLRDAPGNPKSWMGIAKVYEDAGDVAAAEAALQQAIRIGAHRAAPRTLLGQLYLRQGRIAEAEALFRAAIAGNPLGWQAYFSLANALARQGRTEEALRWYEAGKRQYVPPGDVLANTAAGFYRGGHYAEARAIYEDALRRDPFLATAWAGYGVTLLRLNQPDAARAALERAVALDPQLGDAWVNLGVIHGEQGNYEAARRAFVEALRVDSASESARANLRLAMEPAFSH, encoded by the coding sequence ATGCCTGAAAGCCATAATCCAGCCCCGGCGACGGCGCAAGCTGCGTCGGCCGACAAGACGCTTCCGGCGCGCACGGCCTACCTGCTCATCAGTCTCGTCACGGTCGTCTGCTACGCCAACGCGCTCAACTGCGGCTTCGCCCAAGACGATGTGCTGGTGGTGACGGTCAACCGCGCCATCCGTGACCTACCGCACATTTATCGCGTGTTCGCCCAGCCGTACTGGGGGATCGGCTACGAAGAGGTCGCCACCTACCGCCCGGTGGTCAACGTCAGCTTGGCGCTCAACTACGCCGTCCACGGGTTTCATCCGCTGGGATATCACTTGGTCAACTTGGCGCTCCATGCCTTGAACGGTTGCCTGCTTTACGGACTGGTCGCCGCCTACACGCGCCGGTTGCTGTTGGCGTTGTTCACAGCGCTTCTGTTCGCTGCGCACCCGGTGCATGTCGAGGCAGTCACGCAGGTCGTCGGGCGAACGGAGCTGCTGGCGGCCGGCTTCGGTTTTTTGAGCTGGCACGCCTACTTGCGCATCGCACAGGGACGGCATTGGCGATGGTTAGCGTGGGCGGCGTTCGCCGTGGCGATGTACGCCAAGGAAAGCGCCCTCACCCTCATCGGCGTTATTGGATTGGCGGAGCTGTGCGCCGGACGCTTGCGAACTCGCGCAGAGTGGCGGCGGGCGGCGGTGGACGCCAGCGGTTTTCTCCTTGTCGCTGCAAGCTATATCGTCACCCGGCGGCTGGTAAATGGACGCTTCGGTGTCCAAGGCGACCAGACGTACTTTCACGGCGATACATGGCTGACGCGCGTTTTGACGATGTCGCAAGGGTTTGTCGAGTACTTCCGACTGCTCGTCTTCCCGTACAAACTCTGCGCCTTTTACGACTTCAGCTTTTTTCCGAAGGTTTCAACTGTCACGCCCCGCGTCGCGCTGTCGCTCGTCTTGGTCAGCGCCGTACTTGGCATTGGGCTGTCTGCTTGGCGGCGACGGCCGATTGTAGCGTTCGCCGTCTTGATGTTCTTTGTTTCGATTTCACTGGTCTCGAACATTGTCGTTCCGACTGGACTGGTGATCGCCGAACGGGTGCTATACGTGCCCTCAATCTCTATTTGTCTGCTGGGTGGTCTTGGACTGGAAACGCTTTACAGGCGTGCGCCAGAAGGGAAAACCGCCGCCGTTGCACTGTGCGTCGTCGGACTGGCGCTGATGGCGTGGCGAACGATTACGCGCAACCCGGACTGGACCGACAACGAAGCCTACAGCCGGGCGCTGCTGCGCGACGCACCCGGCAATCCAAAGAGCTGGATGGGGATCGCCAAGGTGTATGAGGACGCCGGGGACGTGGCGGCGGCTGAAGCCGCCTTGCAGCAGGCAATTAGGATTGGCGCGCATCGCGCCGCGCCGCGTACGTTGCTGGGGCAACTTTATCTTCGGCAGGGACGCATCGCGGAAGCCGAAGCCCTGTTCCGGGCGGCCATTGCAGGTAATCCGCTGGGCTGGCAAGCGTATTTTTCGCTCGCCAACGCGCTTGCCCGCCAAGGACGCACCGAGGAGGCGCTCCGTTGGTATGAGGCCGGCAAACGCCAGTATGTTCCACCCGGCGACGTGCTCGCCAACACGGCGGCCGGTTTTTACCGTGGCGGCCATTACGCGGAAGCCCGCGCCATTTACGAGGACGCGCTGCGCCGCGATCCCTTCTTGGCGACGGCTTGGGCCGGCTACGGCGTCACCCTGCTGCGCCTGAACCAGCCCGACGCCGCACGCGCTGCCCTTGAACGGGCTGTGGCGCTTGACCCGCAGTTGGGTGACGCTTGGGTGAATCTCGGCGTCATCCATGGCGAACAGGGGAACTATGAAGCTGCGCGCCGCGCCTTTGTTGAGGCGCTTAGGGTGGACTCCGCTTCGGAGTCGGCGCGCGCGAATTTGCGGCTGGCGATGGAACCGGCCTTTTCTCACTGA
- a CDS encoding serine/threonine protein kinase, with protein sequence MRDAPVSNGASSVPPALLAGLTMRLPLDIASEPAPLPPSQNDPFVGRTLDGKYRIERRIGRGGSGTVYRARHLLIHRTVAVKVLSLQLVADEDALARFRREATMAGQLKHVNIVSVTDFGITPDGVAYLVMDFIEGRSLRRILDTETTIAPERIVRWMKAVCSAVHAAHRKGIIHRDLKPDNVMIELVDEEEIPRVLDFGIAKLMDAFAGGNDFNTETGSVMGTPHYMSPEQCEGKPLDPRSDIYSLGTLVYELLTGNVPFPGKVTTTVMMQQVTATPRPLRDWRPDLPEAVELCVMRALSKNPAARQSTALDFALELEAALASSTAGASSDRWLEAATDEPANSLSSEPATDFRVQLQQAAAAALPLPPVAAATPKPVADLPLATVAAADAHAGTDSLHAAEQRAATAKLALEQNPPAAESPEGKAHESNAALPALPAAEAVPNAASVSLPEAAPPSVTTEATPHPVAPPAAPTMVTEQRRGITQPAVASSRVKLQTWLPSVALALALLVVGYALTIYGWYRQANVRLGQQLAALAQDRREPLHTLRRRTEAQLAAHKLRVDNVQVRLDPPNQQITIRVRYQRSLLGIPLGFEAEGVAHAVPMTLDMLADIPPAQAEVMNVSRREVERYRAERRSAAHGNGN encoded by the coding sequence ATGCGCGACGCTCCCGTTTCAAACGGCGCGTCGTCGGTTCCACCGGCTTTGCTGGCCGGCTTGACGATGCGCTTGCCGCTGGACATTGCTTCGGAACCTGCTCCGCTTCCCCCCTCCCAAAACGACCCCTTCGTCGGTCGGACGCTCGATGGCAAGTACCGGATCGAGCGCCGTATCGGACGCGGCGGGTCCGGCACGGTCTATCGCGCCCGCCACCTACTCATTCACCGCACTGTCGCCGTCAAGGTGCTGTCGCTGCAGCTTGTCGCCGATGAAGACGCGCTGGCGCGCTTTCGGCGTGAAGCGACCATGGCCGGACAGCTCAAGCACGTCAACATTGTTTCCGTCACGGATTTTGGCATCACGCCGGACGGCGTGGCCTATCTGGTGATGGACTTCATCGAAGGGCGAAGCCTGCGCCGCATCCTCGACACCGAAACAACAATTGCCCCGGAGCGGATTGTGCGGTGGATGAAAGCCGTCTGCTCGGCGGTGCATGCCGCGCACCGCAAGGGCATCATCCACCGTGACCTCAAGCCGGACAACGTGATGATTGAACTCGTGGACGAGGAAGAAATTCCACGGGTGCTGGATTTTGGAATCGCCAAGTTGATGGACGCCTTCGCTGGCGGCAATGACTTCAACACCGAAACTGGCAGCGTGATGGGTACGCCCCACTACATGTCGCCAGAGCAGTGCGAGGGCAAGCCGCTTGATCCGCGCTCCGACATCTACAGCTTGGGCACGCTTGTGTACGAACTGCTGACCGGCAACGTCCCGTTTCCGGGCAAGGTCACGACAACCGTCATGATGCAGCAGGTGACGGCGACGCCGCGCCCATTGCGCGACTGGCGACCCGACCTGCCAGAAGCCGTCGAACTGTGCGTGATGCGGGCGCTGAGCAAAAATCCGGCGGCGCGACAATCCACGGCGCTGGATTTCGCCCTTGAACTGGAGGCCGCGCTGGCGTCTTCGACGGCGGGAGCTTCGTCCGACCGTTGGTTGGAGGCGGCGACGGATGAGCCGGCGAACTCGTTGTCGTCAGAACCGGCGACGGATTTTCGCGTCCAGTTACAGCAAGCGGCCGCCGCCGCGCTGCCGTTGCCGCCGGTCGCAGCGGCGACGCCCAAGCCCGTTGCCGACTTGCCTCTAGCGACCGTCGCGGCGGCGGACGCCCACGCCGGCACAGATAGTCTGCATGCGGCGGAGCAACGCGCCGCGACCGCGAAATTAGCTCTTGAACAAAACCCGCCAGCGGCTGAAAGTCCAGAGGGGAAAGCGCACGAATCCAACGCCGCATTGCCGGCGCTTCCTGCAGCGGAAGCCGTCCCGAATGCTGCAAGCGTCTCCCTTCCTGAAGCCGCGCCGCCGTCCGTGACGACGGAAGCAACGCCCCACCCTGTCGCACCGCCGGCCGCGCCAACCATGGTGACAGAGCAACGGCGTGGCATAACTCAGCCGGCTGTCGCATCCAGCCGCGTCAAACTGCAAACGTGGCTGCCGTCGGTGGCGCTGGCGCTGGCGCTGCTGGTTGTCGGCTACGCCCTGACCATCTATGGGTGGTATCGCCAGGCGAACGTTCGGCTGGGACAACAACTGGCCGCACTAGCGCAGGATCGCCGAGAGCCACTGCATACGCTGCGCCGCCGAACCGAGGCGCAGCTTGCAGCGCACAAGCTACGTGTGGACAACGTGCAGGTTCGCCTTGATCCCCCTAACCAACAGATCACCATTCGCGTGCGCTATCAACGTTCCCTGCTGGGCATTCCCCTCGGCTTTGAGGCGGAAGGCGTTGCGCATGCCGTGCCGATGACGCTTGACATGCTGGCGGACATCCCACCAGCGCAGGCGGAGGTGATGAACGTATCGCGGCGGGAGGTGGAGCGTTACCGCGCCGAGCGGCGCTCGGCGGCGCACGGCAACGGCAATTAG
- a CDS encoding rhomboid family intramembrane serine protease, producing MRRVFDEPPLGGGGPQPGTLFLMAATTVVIIVRALAPVPFFFLPEAVLRGAVWQFLTATITPMTPGGWVIGLLVLYLFGNVIERMLGTVRFLTLCFAGGAAAYLGTLLTALAVWLVFPSPTPSFIFAASSATLFSLMVGVFAARLWETPTFFNFVQLRGRTIFYVSAAIDSVFLLYGYPDSVSALWALGIGFLYVRGGEFAWYRTARDWVTGPIRRWRIRRRYKNFHVAESEMQRMWDELEERLNQEERRPRR from the coding sequence ATGCGTCGTGTGTTTGATGAGCCGCCGTTGGGTGGTGGCGGCCCGCAGCCCGGTACGCTGTTTTTGATGGCTGCGACGACCGTGGTCATCATTGTGCGGGCGCTTGCGCCGGTCCCGTTCTTTTTTCTGCCGGAGGCGGTGCTCCGCGGCGCCGTGTGGCAGTTCCTGACCGCCACTATTACGCCGATGACGCCCGGTGGGTGGGTTATCGGTTTGTTGGTGCTCTACCTCTTTGGGAACGTGATTGAGCGAATGCTCGGCACGGTGCGTTTTTTAACGTTGTGCTTTGCCGGCGGCGCGGCGGCGTACTTGGGAACCCTGTTGACGGCCCTAGCCGTCTGGTTGGTTTTCCCATCGCCAACGCCCTCATTCATCTTCGCTGCCAGTTCGGCGACGCTGTTTTCGCTGATGGTCGGCGTTTTCGCCGCCCGCCTCTGGGAAACGCCGACGTTTTTCAACTTTGTCCAACTGCGTGGGCGGACGATTTTTTATGTCTCGGCGGCGATTGACAGCGTATTTTTGTTATACGGCTACCCGGATTCAGTTTCGGCGCTGTGGGCCTTGGGGATTGGGTTTTTGTATGTGCGTGGCGGTGAATTCGCCTGGTACCGTACGGCTCGTGATTGGGTGACAGGGCCTATTCGCCGCTGGCGGATTCGACGCCGATACAAAAACTTTCATGTCGCCGAATCGGAAATGCAACGGATGTGGGATGAACTGGAAGAACGTCTGAACCAAGAAGAGCGGCGTCCACGCCGCTGA
- a CDS encoding MGMT family protein, whose amino-acid sequence MNKRPSSEEILPPFEAVYAWVRRIPYGRVTTYGRISRLIGERLSAQGVGWALQVSARAARPIPWHRVVNARGGISTGKLSLYLADEQRARLENEGVVFRADGTLDLTVYGWNPDEPRR is encoded by the coding sequence ATGAACAAGCGTCCATCTTCCGAAGAAATCCTTCCGCCGTTTGAAGCCGTCTATGCATGGGTTCGTCGCATTCCGTACGGGCGCGTGACGACCTACGGCCGGATTTCGCGGCTGATTGGCGAACGGCTCTCAGCGCAGGGCGTCGGGTGGGCGCTACAGGTCAGCGCCCGCGCCGCCCGCCCCATACCTTGGCATCGCGTCGTCAACGCGCGCGGCGGGATCAGTACAGGCAAGCTATCGCTTTATCTGGCGGATGAGCAACGGGCGCGGTTGGAGAACGAAGGCGTTGTTTTTCGGGCTGACGGTACGCTTGATCTGACCGTTTACGGTTGGAATCCGGATGAGCCACGCCGCTGA
- the rpsT gene encoding 30S ribosomal protein S20 yields MPNKASALKRVRQTERRNAVNRRNRSRLRTFIKKFRAALKKPAPEDLALLEPQKLARVKKKEATGLQKVYLEAVSIIDKSVQKGIIHRNTAARYKSRLWRRIVTTLNHYKAGETTSPAANA; encoded by the coding sequence ATGCCGAACAAGGCTTCTGCCCTCAAACGTGTCCGTCAAACAGAGCGGCGCAACGCTGTCAACCGTCGTAATCGGAGTCGTCTGCGCACGTTCATCAAGAAGTTTCGGGCGGCGCTCAAAAAGCCCGCTCCCGAAGACTTGGCGCTGCTTGAGCCGCAAAAGTTGGCCCGCGTCAAAAAGAAAGAGGCGACGGGTCTCCAGAAGGTGTACTTGGAGGCCGTTTCAATCATTGATAAGTCCGTTCAGAAAGGGATTATTCACCGCAACACGGCAGCCCGCTACAAATCACGGCTCTGGCGTCGCATCGTGACCACCCTCAATCATTACAAGGCCGGGGAGACAACCTCTCCGGCGGCCAACGCCTGA
- a CDS encoding DUF2752 domain-containing protein → MMAYLAGFLFTSAVFIVSVLYQPPDTPTVTLCTLKTTTGIDCPTCGLTRAFCALAKGQWTRALRFHPMSPVIFTLFGWWWLRSLLHLMGRSRWVQRVEGWFPPWPTVLVIAAGLLIGWAFKLKLQ, encoded by the coding sequence ATGATGGCATACCTTGCCGGTTTTCTCTTTACGTCGGCGGTCTTCATCGTGAGCGTTTTGTACCAACCGCCCGACACGCCGACCGTCACGCTGTGTACGCTGAAGACCACCACCGGCATTGACTGTCCAACCTGCGGCCTGACGCGCGCTTTTTGTGCGCTCGCCAAGGGGCAATGGACGCGCGCCCTACGTTTTCATCCCATGTCGCCGGTGATTTTCACCTTGTTCGGGTGGTGGTGGCTGCGCTCTCTGTTGCATTTGATGGGCCGCAGCCGCTGGGTTCAGCGTGTCGAAGGTTGGTTTCCGCCGTGGCCGACCGTTCTGGTCATAGCGGCGGGATTGCTGATCGGGTGGGCGTTCAAGCTCAAGTTGCAGTGA